The segment CGTCGGCCGCGACAGTTTCGAAGCTGGAAAAGCTGAATTGCTCATTAAAGCGGCGGGGCTATTTCCAGTCGCCCGAGAAGCGGATAATGATAAAACCGATCAGTCGGCATTGCAGCGGTACTTAATGGAAGTGTCCTGGTATCCGACTGCCGCCATCAGCCCGTATATCAAGTGGGAAGAAATTGATGGAAACACGGCCAAGGCGACAATGGATTATCAGGGAGTATCAGGTTCAGCGACCTATCATTTTAAGGAAGACGGCGAGCTGGAAAAAATTATCGCTCTTCGGTATAAGGACAGTAGCCCAGAAGCGCCTCTTGTACCTTGTGTTGCTGAAATCAAAGAACATCACAGCGCGGGCGGGATTAAAGTTCCTTCTAAAGTCGAAATCACGTGGCAATTGGAAGAAGGAGATTTTACCTGGTATAAATTCGAAGTTCACGCAGCCGAGTTTGATCCAATACAAGCTGTAAAAAATACCCCGCTATAAGTGGGCTACAGAATCGAGCTTTCAGAAGCTGATTAATCCGTCTGAAGGGAAAGCGAAGAACGGTGCCGCCTGGGCTTCCGTAAAAGCATCAGAAAAAGTGCCCGTCTAGCTTTGCCTAATCCATGGACGGGGTTCTAAGAAATATATTAGATAAAAATATATTTAGATGTCCCTTCTTTTCCTAAGCGGCAAAGTTCATTCCATAATAGAAATATAAAAATCGGAAAATTATGATAAGCTAAAGAAGATCGGTAAAAAATATACTTAAAGCAGCAGGTGGAATAGTTTAATAGTGCGGGTTCTTGAAGAAAGGAATCGGGGACATTATTAAAAATTTAGTCCTTGCTTTAAAATTAGCATGGAGGTTGTTATGAAGTATTTAATTAAAGAAGAGAATCGGGTCCAGATGTATCAGGTTTTTAAGTATCTTAAATACGAAATACCGCTGCAGGAAATAATGCTCATTAAGAAGCATAATAAAGAATCGGTTATCTATGCTTTGTATAACGAAGAAGGAAATGTCTATTTACTGACAGATATTTCGGTTAGGAATGAGTGTGTCTATGGTAATGGCGGCTTTGCTAAACCCTATTGCAAAATTGAAGAGAT is part of the Planococcus shenhongbingii genome and harbors:
- a CDS encoding DUF6920 family protein yields the protein MRKKVAISLSVVAVAALYKGALWNFSSQSKKQIEQQLAKVPDAEPQKVTEEMLEQLPAPVQKWLENAGIVGKDQIRTIFLRQTGWMRLKPEQQEWTKAEAEQTITTDPPSFTWTVKMNMLPFIQIVGRDSFEAGKAELLIKAAGLFPVAREADNDKTDQSALQRYLMEVSWYPTAAISPYIKWEEIDGNTAKATMDYQGVSGSATYHFKEDGELEKIIALRYKDSSPEAPLVPCVAEIKEHHSAGGIKVPSKVEITWQLEEGDFTWYKFEVHAAEFDPIQAVKNTPL